GGGTCGACGGCGATGCCCTGGACGCCCTCCTCGTCGTGGAGGTAGACGGGGATGTTCGCCGCGAGCACGTTGCGACCCGTCTTCGGGTCGTGAACGCGGACCTCGCCGCCGCGGGCGGTGTGCAGCACGCGGTTGTCGGGCAGGACCGCCAGCGCGATGGGCTCGCCCGGGTAGTCGTTGAGGGTGACCTTCTGGAAGGCCGAGTCCGGCGGGACCTCGGCCACCGGCGCCGCCTGGGACGAGGTCCCGACGACCGTGACGGAGGTGGCCAGCAGCGCGGTGACAGCCGCGGCTGAGAGTGAGCGTCGCATCAGAAGCGAAGTCCCTTCAGGTAGTCGTAGCCGACGCGCGCGGTCTCGAGCGCCTGCTCTGGGGTGCGCGGCGGCGAACCGGCGTCGTCACGTTCGACGATGTACTCGACGAGGCCGGCCTCCTTCGCGCGCTGGAAGATCCGACCGAAGTCGATGAGGCCGGTGCCGGGGTCGGCGAACGGCGCGTTGGTGAAGCTGCTCGTGTCGATCTGGACGTCCTTGACGTGCACCTGACGGACCCGCCCGCGCAGGCGGTTGAACAGGTCGACCGGGTCGGCCGTCCCGCGCCAGGCCCAGTAGAGGTCGAGCTCGAAGTGCACGTAACGCGGGTCGGTCTGGCTCATGAGGACGTCGAACCCGGTGCGGGTGCCACCGTCCTGCTTGGTGAACTCGAGGTGGTGGTTGTGGTAGCCGAGGTGCAGCCCCGCCTTGCGCGCCATCTCGCCGGCCGTGTTGAGGTCGTGCGCCAGCTGCCGGTAGACCGCCGAGCTGCGCACCGGGCCATCGGCGCCGAGGCCGAAGAACGGGTGCACGATGTACTTGTTGCCGATGATCGCGGCGTCCTCGAGCGAGCGCTTCCACGTCTCCGCGTCGAACGGCTGCGGGATGCCGACGTGGCCCGACGTGGCCTGGAGACCGGCGTTGTCGAGAGCCTTCTTGAAGTCGGCGGCCGACAGACCGACGAAGCCCGCGTGCTCGACCTTGCCGTAGCCGATCTCGGACAGCTCGGTGAGCGTCTCCTCGAGCTCCTGACCGAGGATGTTGCGCAGCGTGTACAGCTGCACGCTGATGTTGTTGCGGGGGACCCGGCCAGAGCTGCCGGATGCCGTCGTGGCCGCGGCCGCTGCGGTGGTGCCCGCGAGCGTCGTGGTGCCGATCGCCGCCGCGCCGACGGCTGCGGCGCCGAGGAGCTTGCGGCGGTTGAAGGCTGACTCGTTCATGCGATGGTGCCCTCCATGTCGTTGACGTCCTTGTTCAGACGAACACGTGTCCTAGACGCTAGGGGGTTACGGGAGGGTTACGCCACCCTCCTGACCAAAGTTTGACCTTACGGATCAAAAGATGAACAGTAAGAATCGGATATAAGCGGCACAAGCGAATTCGTCACGTGGGGCTGGGCGAAGTCTGGGTACGGTGAAGGGTTTCTGACCGCTGGCTGGGTCCCTCGACCGAGTTCCTGGAGACGGACGACATGGCCCTGCGCGACGCCGACGCCGGACGGCGACGCGGGCCCCCGGGACGTGGACGGCATCCGAGGCGGGCCGACCTCGTCAGGCTGGTGTCAGCGGCTGTCGCGGCCGCGGTGCAGGATGGCGCGGATGACGCCCGTCTTGGCGTCGGAGTAGGCGTCCATGCTGGGCCAGTCACGTGACGCGAGAGCGCGTTTCGTCCGGGCGTACAGCTCGCGGTCGTCGTCGTCGCGGCGCAGGCGGTCACGCAGGACGAGGTAGTCCTCGATCGCAGGATCGCCCACCTCGAGGACGTGCACGTGCACGTCTCTGTGCGGCGTCCGGACCAGGCGGTGGCCGGGCTCGCGGACGCGCAGGGCGTAGCCGGCGGCCAGCAGGGGAGGGAGGTACGCCTGCTCGTCGGTGAGGTCGTCGACGACGACGAGGACGTCGATGATGGGCTTGGCTGCGAGACCCGGCACCGACGTCGACCCGATGTGCTCGACCTGGACAGCCACCGTGCCGAGGGCGCTGCAGATGCGGCGCTCATGGTCTGCGTACTGCTCGCCCCAGGACGGGTCGGCGTCGACCACGACGATCTCACGCTTCTCGGTCCCGCCGATGATCTCGGTGGCGGTCACGTCCGCTCGGCGGCGCGGGCGGCCGTCGCGTCGGGTCTGCTCGTGGTCGGCGTCATCGGGCACGGCGTCGACGGTATCCCCGAGTGGGCGAGGGTCGGCGAGGAGGTCGGTCTGCGACGGTCGAGGAAGTCGGTGACGTGTCGGACGAAGAGCCCGGGCTCGCGCTGGTGGACCAGGTGGCCCGCGTCGAGCGTGACGAGGCGGGCGTTGGCGACCGTCGTCACCAGCTCGTCGACGTGCTCGGCGGCCACGAAGCTCGACGGCCCGCCGGCGACGACCAGCGTCGGTGCAGCGATGGCGGCCAGCACGCCCGGCCACCCGGCATCCGGGTCGTCGATCTCGGGGCGTACCTGCTCGACGACGCGCCAGTCGAAGCGCAGCGGACCGGCCGGCCGGGTGGGAGCCGCCGGGGGCCGCGGGTGGGGGAGTCCGACGTCCTCGAGGACGAACCGTCGGACGCGACCGGGGCAGCCGGCTGCGACGAGGCAGCCCACGAGACCGCCGAGGGAGTGGCCCACGAGGTCGACGGGCGGACCTCCGAGCCGTTCCAGCAGCGTGCCCACGTCATCGGCCATGAGGCGCAGCGAGTACTCGCCGGGCCAGTCGCTGTCGCCGTGGCCCCGGAGGTCGACGGCGAGGACCTCGCGAGACTGGCCGAGGTGGCCGGCTACGACATCCCAGTCGTCAGCCGTGGCGCCGGTGCCGGCGAGGAGGACGACGCGTGGCGCAGGCGCCGCGGCATCCTTGCCTTCTGGCCGCCAGCCCCGGAGGGCGAGCGTGACGGGACCGACGTCGACCGAGTGGGCAGCCGGCGCGACCGGCCCCTTCGGTGACCACTGCATGTCGCGATCGACCTCCGTCGCGCGATGACGTCCGGCTTCGATGACGTTCGGGCCGGCACGATACTGGCAGGGTGAGCTCCTCATCTCCAGTCGCGGACGTCGCCCATGCGGGCCTCACCGTCCCCGATCTGGACGACGCCCTGGACATGTGGTGCAACGGCCTCGGTTTCTCGCTCGAACGGCTGTTCACCCTCGACGAGGCCGTTACGCGAGGCACCACCGGCGTCCGGGGGGCCACGATCCGCGCCGCGACGGTGACACTCGGCCCGCACCGCATCGAGCTGCTGCAGTACGACCCGCCGGCCCATGGACGGGAGCCCACCAGCCCTGCACAGGGCGGCGTGACCCACATCGCGCTGACCGTCCACGACCTCAACGCCGTGATCGGCATCTGCGGGCGACACGGCTGGCGGGTCGTCGGAGCGCCACATCTCATGGTTTCCGGACCGCGCGCCGGCACGCAGATCATCTATCTCGACGGCCCACGCGGAGGGCACCTCGAGCTCATCGCCCCTCCGACGTCGTGACGGACGACGCGCAGGCTCGTGGTGAGGTCGAGGCGTTGCCACGTCGCCACGTTGTCTCGGCCTCGGAGCACGTGCGCGCAGTCGGGGGAAGGGAGCAGATGGCTGAGTTGACATAATATCGGTTATCGGTACAGCGAATCTGTATGTTCTGCAGTTTGATTCGGCCAAGATTGTTGCGCCGACTCGAGTTTTCTTTGGCGGGGTTCTAAGCAGCCCTCCTCGTCCTCACCGATCCCGCCCAAGCCGCCGGGTACGGCTACGCCGGCCCGACAAATCTGGAACGTGGCCTGGGCCGCCACAGTCGACGACTTCGTCGAATGCGCCCGCGGCAGCGGAAGCTCCTGCGCCTGGGCCGCCGCAGCGGTGGTACTGCCGCCGTCCAAACTGTTGAAGGGAGCGAGGGCTGCAAAGAGCGTCGATGAGGTCGCTAGAGTTGGTGACACTGTCCTGTACCAGAAGTTGAGTTCAACTGGCGAGCATCTCAAGTACGGGATCACGAAGAACCCCGACACCCGATACACCTCGAAGGAACTTGATGGGGGCAGCCTTAACATTCTCGCGCGAGGATCGAAGCAAGAAATGCTCGCGCTTGAGCGTTCAGCTCACGAGACCCTGCCAATTGGTCCTCAAGAGGGTCAACTATTTTACATCCAGAAGCAGGTTGCCAATGGCCTCCGTCCGCCACCGTATGTCCAGTAGGCACTCGTGAAGTTCATCCTTATTTTGCAATGGCCTGGTATCTCCGAATCTGACTATGACGCGCTTATCGCCATGGAGGACCTTCTAGAAGGTGGCCTCCAAGACAATCACGGGTTCGTAGATGGCCACGATTTTGGCTCACGAGAAATGAATATCTTTATAAACACCGACCACCCGCTTGAAGCGTTCGACGATGCGAGGTCATCACTACGCAGCGAGCCGAAATGGGGGGACGTCCGGGTTGCCTACCGGCTCGCTGAAGGTGAGGACTATATAATGGTTTGGCCAGAGACTCTTCAAGAGTTCTCGGTGTCATAATTCTTGGATCCACGCATCCCTATTTGTGATTGTGTCCCCTTGTTCAGTGTTTGGCCTTTGTGTCGGCGGCGAGTGATGGGGGCGCCAAAACCCTATGACAAGATCCTGAGGTGACGCGCTGAAACCAACAGAGTTAGCCGTCTTGAACGCTGACGGGGCGCGGCGTCATCGACCTGCGAATACATCGCTTCTCATCCCTCCGGCGACTAGTTGCGCGGGTTGTGTGTTCCCCTCAAGAGCCACGTCTCGTAAGAAGGCCATCCGCCGCCTGTAAGCCGCACCGCACGAATCGTCTATCGTCGGCGAGCTGCGCGCTCCCCCGGACCCTCCAAAAGGGATCCCTTTAGGAGCACGACCGACACGCCCGTCAGAACTGCTCCAGAACCCGGGTCCAAAACCCTTCATCACAATGCCAACTCAGGCGGCTTCATGTCGCTGCTGTGGCGGTCGTCAGCTACACGTGCGTCTCCCTTGACGACCAGAACCCCGCCCTACAGCTCGACGCCCTCACCGCCGCCGGCGCGGACCGGGTCTACGTCGATCACGCCACCGGGTCCACGATGAGCCGCCCCCAGCTGCGCCTGGCCCTTGTGCAAGCCAGTGCCGACGACGTACTCACCGTGTGGCGCCTCGATCGGCTGGGTCGGTCCATGACCGATCTCATCGCTCACGTCAACGAGCTCGCCATGCGCGGGATCGAGTTCCGAAGCCTGACCGAGACGATTGACACCACCCCCGGCGGACGGCTCGTCTTCCACGTGGTTCGGGGGCCGTCGCTCAGTTCGAGCGCGAGGTCCTCATCGACTGGACCAAGGCCGGCCTCGCCGCGGCACAGGCCTGAGGCAAGCCCGTCGGCCGACCTCCGCTCGTGACACACGAACGAGCCAGCATCGCCCGAAAGCTGCGCGACGACGGGATGAGCCTACGGACGATCGCCGGACACCTGCGCGTCTCTCAAGCCACCGTCGCGCGGCTCCCGGTCCTCGTGTCGTGATCCCAACGCTGCGTCGCCCGGGCCGTTGCGTCGGGAGACGGGGGCGGGGTCTGTCGTCATGCTCGACTGCCGAGCGGAGGACGTGACGTCGGCCTCGGGGCTGCGTTGCTGGGCCGACGTCGTCTTTTGCTGCCTGTCCCGACTCGTGTCCGCCTGGCCGCTCCACTGCCCCGTCGCAAAGCAAGGCCCGTACAGAGCGCTGAGTCACGCGTGGTGGTGCTGACGCTGGGCGCCGAGCGAGCGACACCCCCTGACACGTCCCTGATGGACCGGCAATGGTCATGTCCGCGTCATCACGTGTCTCGTCCGGCCCTCTTGGCTTGCGGTGTGCCCACATCGTCACGCCCCCAGGAGTCGTCGCCATGAAAACGTTCAGGACCAGAACCGTCGGGGCCGCCGCCATCGGCCTGCTGACCATCGCGGCAGCGAGCACGTCGTCGCCGGCATCCGCTGCCGAGGACCGGACCGTCTCCCCCGTCGGCGTCGCGTCGATGGGCACCACCTCGTCGAGCCCCGACCCCGACAAGGCCATGCTGCTGAGGTGGTCGGTGCTGCCGACAGCTACCTATGTCCCCGGGAGCGAGCCGTCAGGAGCGTTCACGACGGGCAACGCAGCCATCCCCGCGCCCTACGCCGGGCAGCCGGTGCAGGGGTTCTCGGCCACGCACCGCCTCGCTGACGGCACGTCCCTCGTGATGAGCGACAACGGGTACGGCTCGAAGGCCAACAGCGGCGACTTCCTGCTCTCGGTCCACCGGATCCGCCCGAACGCGGTGCAGCTGCCGACCGCCGTCGGCGCAGCACCGGTGAAGGGCGACCGGACCGCCTACCTCGGGACCCCGATCCGGTTGTCGGACCCGTTCAACCGGATTTCTTGGCCCACATGGCGCGACGGTGCATGCGCGGCTGCCGCGGCGTCGAACCCGGCCGGCTACACCTGCCCCACTCCCGACCGTCTGTTGACGGGCTGGGACTTCGACATCGAGTCCATGCAGATCGCCAAGGACGGGACGATGTGGTTCGGGGAGGAGTTCGGGCCGTTCCTGCTCCACACCGACTCCTCGGGTCGCCTGCTGAGCGCCCCGATCCCCACGCCCGGCGTGAGGTCACCGTCCGACCCCACCCTGCCGCCAGGACAGCAGCCCACCCTGGCCAACTCCAAGGGCTTCGAGGGAATGGCCATCGAGCCCGACCTGCGCACCCTGCACCCGATGCTGGAAGGGGTCACCACCGAGGACGCCGCGAAGGGCCGCACCCGCGACCTGCGGGTCTACACCGTCAGGACGACGGGCACGCGGGCGAGCTTCGCCCCGGGCCATTCGTACTACCGCCTCGACGACCCCGCGAACGCCATCGGCGACTTCATCATGGTCAACGACCGCCAGGGCCTGGTGCTGGAGCGGGACAACGGCCAGGGCGCCAGCGCGGTGACCAAGCGCGTCTACCTCGTCGACCTGGACCGGACCAGCCGGGACGGCGTCATGCACAAGCAGCTGCTCGTCGACCTGATGAACCTGCCGAACCCTTTGGGACTCGGCGGCTTCGGCCCGACCTTCACCTTCCCGTTCGTCACCATCGAGGACCTCGAGATCATCGACGGTCGCACCATCGCGGTGATGAACGACAACAACTTCCCCGCCGTCGGCGGCCGTTCCGGCACCGAGCCGGACCAGAACGAGTACCTCGAGATCCGCCTGCCCCGACGCCTCGACGTGGCCCAGTCCCTGTTGCCCAGCCGCCGCGTGGGCGACCCGGTCACGCGGTTCGACGTGCAGGCCCACCGGGGAGGCCTCGGGCTGACGACCGAGGAGACACCGCAGGGCTTCTCGAAGGCCCTCGCCCTGGGCGTGTCGACCCTCGAGCTGGACACCCAGGTGACCCAGGACGGGGCGGTCGTCGTCACCCACGACCGTCAGGTGCAGGCCGTCAAGTGCCGCGACACCGCACCGGTCACTCCCGGTGACCGGGAGTACCCCTACGTCGGCAAGTTCATCACCGACCTCACCCTCGCCCAGGTGCAGACCCTCGACTGCGGCTACCAGCAGCTGCCCGGTCACCCCGCCCAGCAGGTCGTCACCGGTGTGAAGATGGCGCAGCTGCGCGACGTGTTCGCGGTCGTGCGGGCCCACCGCGCGTGGGGGGTGCGTCTCAACATCGAGACCAAGGTCGAGGCGGGTGCGCCGGAGCAGACCGCGCCCCGCGAGCTCTTCGTCAAGCGCGTCCGGGAGGAGATCGCCACCTCCGGGCTCGAGCGCCAGGTCACCGTCCAGTCGTTCGACTGGGGCGCCCTCCGGGTCATGCACGATCTCGCCCCGGCGATCCCGCTGGTCGCGCTGACCAACGACGACTTCCTGCAGGTGGGCCAGCCGGGGGCCTCGCCCTGGCTCGGCGGTCTCGACGCCGACGACTTCGGTGGAGACTTCGTCGCCGCGGCCGACGCCATCCCGGGTGTCTCGACCCTCTCCCCCGTCGCGGGCCTTCCGCAGTCCGGCAAGACCGGTGACGCCGGGTACCGGTTCTACACGGACGCCGACATGGTCGCCCGGGCCAATGCGAGCGGACTCAAGGTCGTCCCCTGGACGGTCGACGATCCCGCCACGATGGAGACGCTGATCGACGCCGGCGTCGACGGCCTCATCACCGACTACCCGGACGTCCTGCGCGCGGTGCTGGCCGACAAGGGGATGCGCCAGCCCAGGCCCTACGCGCTCCAGCGGTGATCGCGGGCGCGTCTTGGTCGTCCGGCGGCCCAGCCGTGAGGATGCCGGGACGCCGCCCCCGTGAGCCCCGGCCCTCGCCCACGAGCGCCGGGGCTCAACCCGTACCGGTCCGGCGGGTGGGTGACGCCCTAGGCGCGCCCGTCGCCGCGACGATCGCCCGGGGAGAGAGAGCCCCGAGCGAAATCGAAGACGACAGAGCGGTCGCGGAGGAATGTCAGTCCGAGGAAACCGGCGAGGTTCTCATGCCCGCTGCATTCCTTTCCGGCGTACCCGTAGAGGTCGAGGCTCGTGGCATCCCGGACCCTGTGCTGTGTGGAACCGATGGCGAGAGTGAGGGGGTGCACGACGGGCCTCACGGCGACACGTGTTCCCGTCGGCCCGCCCGCGTGCCCTCCCGCAGGTCCGAGGGTCAGGCCCAGACGGGTGGCGGTCTCGGAGTCCACGCATTTCCCACCGGACCGCCTCGCTAGGCTCGGTGCCACTCCGACCGAAAGGATGCTCGATGTCGTCATCCCCCGACGGCGAACGGGACGCATTCACGGCCGCCGTCATCGCCCACGTCGGGTACGGCTCCCGGCGCACCCCCGGAGCCGACGACGTCGCTGTGCTGGCCATGGACGTCCCGCAGCCCGAGGCCCTGCTCGCGCAGGTGAAGCAGGTCATCGCGACCAGCGACACCCTGGACATCCCGCGCGAGGCGTTCGGCACGGAGAACAAGTCGGTCCTGTTCGCTGCCGAGTTCGAGAAGCTCTGCCCCGGGCTCAG
This is a stretch of genomic DNA from Terracoccus luteus. It encodes these proteins:
- a CDS encoding recombinase family protein — encoded protein: MAVVSYTCVSLDDQNPALQLDALTAAGADRVYVDHATGSTMSRPQLRLALVQASADDVLTVWRLDRLGRSMTDLIAHVNELAMRGIEFRSLTETIDTTPGGRLVFHVVRGPSLSSSARSSSTGPRPASPRHRPEASPSADLRS
- a CDS encoding sugar phosphate isomerase/epimerase family protein, coding for MNESAFNRRKLLGAAAVGAAAIGTTTLAGTTAAAAATTASGSSGRVPRNNISVQLYTLRNILGQELEETLTELSEIGYGKVEHAGFVGLSAADFKKALDNAGLQATSGHVGIPQPFDAETWKRSLEDAAIIGNKYIVHPFFGLGADGPVRSSAVYRQLAHDLNTAGEMARKAGLHLGYHNHHLEFTKQDGGTRTGFDVLMSQTDPRYVHFELDLYWAWRGTADPVDLFNRLRGRVRQVHVKDVQIDTSSFTNAPFADPGTGLIDFGRIFQRAKEAGLVEYIVERDDAGSPPRTPEQALETARVGYDYLKGLRF
- a CDS encoding GrpB family protein yields the protein MTATEIIGGTEKREIVVVDADPSWGEQYADHERRICSALGTVAVQVEHIGSTSVPGLAAKPIIDVLVVVDDLTDEQAYLPPLLAAGYALRVREPGHRLVRTPHRDVHVHVLEVGDPAIEDYLVLRDRLRRDDDDRELYARTKRALASRDWPSMDAYSDAKTGVIRAILHRGRDSR
- a CDS encoding esterase-like activity of phytase family protein; translation: MKTFRTRTVGAAAIGLLTIAAASTSSPASAAEDRTVSPVGVASMGTTSSSPDPDKAMLLRWSVLPTATYVPGSEPSGAFTTGNAAIPAPYAGQPVQGFSATHRLADGTSLVMSDNGYGSKANSGDFLLSVHRIRPNAVQLPTAVGAAPVKGDRTAYLGTPIRLSDPFNRISWPTWRDGACAAAAASNPAGYTCPTPDRLLTGWDFDIESMQIAKDGTMWFGEEFGPFLLHTDSSGRLLSAPIPTPGVRSPSDPTLPPGQQPTLANSKGFEGMAIEPDLRTLHPMLEGVTTEDAAKGRTRDLRVYTVRTTGTRASFAPGHSYYRLDDPANAIGDFIMVNDRQGLVLERDNGQGASAVTKRVYLVDLDRTSRDGVMHKQLLVDLMNLPNPLGLGGFGPTFTFPFVTIEDLEIIDGRTIAVMNDNNFPAVGGRSGTEPDQNEYLEIRLPRRLDVAQSLLPSRRVGDPVTRFDVQAHRGGLGLTTEETPQGFSKALALGVSTLELDTQVTQDGAVVVTHDRQVQAVKCRDTAPVTPGDREYPYVGKFITDLTLAQVQTLDCGYQQLPGHPAQQVVTGVKMAQLRDVFAVVRAHRAWGVRLNIETKVEAGAPEQTAPRELFVKRVREEIATSGLERQVTVQSFDWGALRVMHDLAPAIPLVALTNDDFLQVGQPGASPWLGGLDADDFGGDFVAAADAIPGVSTLSPVAGLPQSGKTGDAGYRFYTDADMVARANASGLKVVPWTVDDPATMETLIDAGVDGLITDYPDVLRAVLADKGMRQPRPYALQR
- a CDS encoding helix-turn-helix domain-containing protein; the protein is MTHERASIARKLRDDGMSLRTIAGHLRVSQATVARLPVLVS
- a CDS encoding VOC family protein, which codes for MSSSSPVADVAHAGLTVPDLDDALDMWCNGLGFSLERLFTLDEAVTRGTTGVRGATIRAATVTLGPHRIELLQYDPPAHGREPTSPAQGGVTHIALTVHDLNAVIGICGRHGWRVVGAPHLMVSGPRAGTQIIYLDGPRGGHLELIAPPTS
- a CDS encoding alpha/beta fold hydrolase — protein: MQWSPKGPVAPAAHSVDVGPVTLALRGWRPEGKDAAAPAPRVVLLAGTGATADDWDVVAGHLGQSREVLAVDLRGHGDSDWPGEYSLRLMADDVGTLLERLGGPPVDLVGHSLGGLVGCLVAAGCPGRVRRFVLEDVGLPHPRPPAAPTRPAGPLRFDWRVVEQVRPEIDDPDAGWPGVLAAIAAPTLVVAGGPSSFVAAEHVDELVTTVANARLVTLDAGHLVHQREPGLFVRHVTDFLDRRRPTSSPTLAHSGIPSTPCPMTPTTSRPDATAARAAERT